In a genomic window of Gossypium arboreum isolate Shixiya-1 chromosome 7, ASM2569848v2, whole genome shotgun sequence:
- the LOC108470483 gene encoding non-specific lipid transfer protein GPI-anchored 12-like produces MATKQRVTIVVATIFVLTFCRVATGQEPDAVGLGLGPSAEAPTADCFTNLLNLSDCLTFVEAGSNLTKPGKACCPELAGLVERSPQCLCNLLGKNATAVVGMDIDMKRALNLPTVCNVSTPPVTLCSVINRAPVAGPPQSEESVSPGGSPSNGNRNGAVIGLAFATAILHTLFGIY; encoded by the exons ATGGCAACTAAGCAGAGGGTAACAATTGTTGTTGCCACCATCTTTGTGCTAACATTCTGCAGGGTGGCGACGGGACAGGAACCGGATGCGGTGGGGTTGGGGTTGGGACCATCAGCGGAGGCACCGACGGCGGATTGTTTTACGAACTTGTTGAACTTATCGGATTGCTTGACGTTCGTGGAGGCAGGGAGCAATCTAACGAAGCCGGGGAAGGCATGCTGTCCGGAGCTGGCGGGGTTAGTGGAAAGGAGTCCACAATGTTTGTGCAATTTATTGGGTAAAAACGCAACCGCAGTGGTTGGGATGGACATTGATATGAAGAGAGCTCTGAATCTTCCCACGGTTTGTAATGTTTCCACTCCTCCTGTGACTCTCTGTTCAG TCATCAATCGTGCCCCAGTTGCAGGTCCACCACAAAGCGAAGAATCTGTGTCACCAG gTGGCAGCCCTTCAAATGGAAACAGAAATGGAGCAGTCATTGGCTTGGCATTCGCTACTGCCATTTTGCACACACTTTTTGGGATCTATTAA
- the LOC108470474 gene encoding GDSL esterase/lipase At1g71250-like yields MEGFALFLVALVSMGITNLAMVPGKTNRNVSAMYLLGDSSVDCGSNTLFYPIIHLNLSLLPCNGSNSILLPYLLAKKMGLPYAEPFYAQNGTIDGLLNGVNYGAAHATILSPTSLSHQSLNHQLRQVFETVQLLELQLGHESSRHFIRSSLFYLAFGKDDYIDLFLRNFSGVMAEYNGPQFAEILVNQMVHAVMNLYDMNVRKVVLMGILPLGCAPSLLFQWHIDDATGCVEMINEVILRYNVLLEKSIVRLNEELPDAHLVFCDLYQGVKKIITYPQFFGFEDAKNACCGLGLYGAEIGCVTSDIACNTVSANVWWDLYNPTPKVNSLLAESTWSGQQLLSNICRPTTIRGLVYSSVSPPT; encoded by the exons ATGGAAGGATTTGCTTTGTTTTTGGTTGCACTTGTTTCAATGGGCATCACCAACCTAGCAATGGTTCCTGGGAAAACAAATCGGAATGTGTCTGCTATGTACCTGTTGGGTGATTCTTCTGTGGATTGTGGCTCCAACACTCTCTTTTACCCTATCATCCATTTAAATCTTTCTTTACTTCCTTGTAACGGTTCCAATTCCATCCTTCTTCCCTATCTTCTTG CTAAGAAAATGGGTTTACCATACGCCGAGCCATTCTACGCCCAGAACGGAACCATCGATGGCTTGCTAAACGGTGTGAACTACGGTGCAGCCCACGCAACAATCCTTAGCCCCACTAGCCTTAGCCACCAGTCTCTTAACCACCAGCTAAGGCAAGTATTCGAGACGGTTCAACTATTGGAACTACAACTCGGCCATGAAAGCTCTCGCCATTTCATCAGATCCTCCCTTTTTTACCTCGCATTCGGCAAAGATGACTACATAGATCTCTTTCTCCGCAATTTCTCAGGTGTAATGGCTGAATACAATGGCCCTCAATTTGCTGAAATTTTAGTTAACCAAATGGTACATGCAGTGATGAACCTGTATGATATGAATGTGAGAAAAGTTGTATTAATGGGGATACTGCCTTTGGGATGTGCTCCAAGTTTACTGTTCCAATGGCACATTGATGATGCAACAGGCTGCGTTGAGATGATAAATGAAGTGATTTTGAGGTATAATGTACTGCTAGAAAAGAGCATTGTTAGGCTCAATGAAGAGTTGCCTGATGCACATCTCGTCTTTTGTGATCTTTACCAAGGAGTCAAGAAGATCATAACTTATCCACAATTCTTCG GATTTGAGGATGCAAAGAATGCATGCTGTGGGCTTGGTTTGTATGGTGCAGAGATTGGGTGCGTGACTTCAGATATAGCCTGCAACACTGTTTCAGCAAATGTGTGGTGGGATCTCTATAACCCAACACCCAAAGTAAACTCATTGCTTGCCGAGTCAACATGGTCCGGTCAACAACTCCTCTCCAACATTTGCCGTCCAACTACAATCCGTGGTCTGGTTTACTCTTCAGTGTCCCCTCCCACTTGA